One Cellulomonas sp. Y8 DNA segment encodes these proteins:
- a CDS encoding HAD-IIA family hydrolase, which produces MTHARLLGSATPLAEAYDLALVDLDGVAYRGHEPIDGAAAGLAGARAAGMRLVFVTNNASREPESVADQLTSLDIPTQAGDVLTAAQACAALLATRLQPGAKVLVVGGAGLVTAVREAGFEVVTSADEHPEAVAQGFAPELGWAQLAEAAYAVAGGAWFVASNLDKSLPTARGFAPGNGALVGAVQAATGVVPDSAGKPASTMYEIAVERHGARAALVVGDRLDTDLAGARTGGFAGLHVLTGVSTARDDVLAPAGLRPHYIAADLGGLLVPHPEPVRAAEGWWTCGAAAARVAGGRLELGRDLPAGVDLVRAACAAAWAAVDAGEHLDESTVPDLRVTPEDAAGVGAGR; this is translated from the coding sequence GTGACCCACGCACGGCTCCTCGGCAGCGCCACCCCGCTCGCCGAGGCCTACGACCTGGCCCTGGTCGACCTGGACGGCGTCGCGTACCGCGGCCACGAGCCCATCGACGGCGCCGCCGCCGGGCTCGCGGGCGCCCGCGCGGCCGGCATGCGCCTGGTGTTCGTGACCAACAACGCCTCCCGCGAGCCGGAGTCGGTCGCGGACCAGCTCACCTCGCTGGACATCCCGACGCAGGCGGGTGATGTGCTGACCGCCGCGCAGGCCTGCGCGGCCCTGCTGGCGACCCGCCTGCAGCCGGGCGCCAAGGTGCTCGTGGTCGGCGGCGCGGGCCTGGTCACCGCGGTGCGCGAGGCGGGCTTCGAGGTGGTCACGTCCGCGGACGAGCACCCGGAGGCCGTCGCCCAGGGCTTCGCCCCGGAGCTCGGCTGGGCGCAGCTCGCCGAGGCCGCGTACGCGGTGGCGGGCGGCGCGTGGTTCGTCGCGAGCAACCTCGACAAGAGCCTGCCGACCGCCCGGGGCTTCGCGCCGGGCAACGGCGCGCTCGTGGGCGCGGTGCAGGCGGCGACGGGCGTGGTCCCGGACAGCGCGGGCAAGCCGGCGTCGACGATGTACGAGATCGCGGTCGAGCGGCACGGCGCCCGCGCGGCGCTGGTCGTGGGCGACCGCCTGGACACCGACCTGGCGGGCGCCCGCACGGGCGGGTTCGCGGGGCTGCACGTGCTGACCGGCGTGAGCACCGCACGCGACGACGTGCTCGCGCCCGCGGGCCTGCGCCCGCACTACATCGCGGCGGACCTCGGCGGCCTGCTGGTGCCGCACCCCGAGCCGGTCCGGGCGGCCGAGGGCTGGTGGACCTGCGGGGCCGCCGCGGCCCGGGTCGCCGGGGGCCGGCTGGAGCTCGGCCGGGACCTGCCCGCGGGGGTCGACCTGGTGCGCGCGGCCTGTGCCGCCGCGTGGGCCGCCGTGGACGCGGGTGAGCACCTGGACGAGTCGACGGTTCCCGACCTGCGTGTCACCCCGGAGGACGCCGCGGGCGTGGGCGCCGGCCGGTAA
- the tyrS gene encoding tyrosine--tRNA ligase, translated as MTHLLDELAWRGLVAQTTDLDALREAFDAGPVTFYAGFDPTAPSLHHGHLVQLVLMRHLQLAGHHPLALVGGATGLIGDPRMSGERVLNTKDTVAEWVQRLQTQISRFLDFDGDNPARMVNNLDWTGELTAIDFLREVGKHYRLGTMLAKDTVARRLASDEGISFTEFSYQILQGMDYLELHRRHGCTLQTGGNDQWGNLLSGVELIRKSEHTSVHALTTPLITKADGTKFGKSEGGAIWLDPEMMSPYAFYQFWLNQDDAEVIGYLKVFTFRTREQIAELEDAVAARPAAREAQRALAYDVTSLVHGVDATEKVIAASRALFGGGDLGELDAATLSAAVAELPSADVAVGDPLVDVLAASGLVASKGAARRAIAEGGANVNNRKVTDEAAVVEAGDLLHGEYLVLRRGKRTLAVARVAGA; from the coding sequence GTGACCCACCTCCTGGACGAGCTCGCCTGGCGCGGCCTCGTCGCCCAGACCACCGACCTCGACGCCCTGCGCGAGGCGTTCGATGCCGGACCCGTGACCTTCTACGCCGGGTTCGACCCGACCGCGCCCTCGCTGCACCACGGGCACCTCGTGCAGCTGGTGCTCATGCGGCACCTGCAGCTCGCCGGCCACCACCCGCTCGCCCTCGTCGGCGGGGCCACCGGCCTCATCGGCGACCCGCGGATGTCGGGGGAGCGGGTGCTCAACACCAAGGACACCGTCGCCGAGTGGGTGCAGCGCCTGCAGACCCAGATCAGCCGGTTCCTCGACTTCGACGGGGACAACCCCGCGCGCATGGTGAACAACCTCGACTGGACGGGCGAGCTCACCGCGATCGACTTCCTGCGCGAGGTCGGCAAGCACTACCGCCTCGGCACGATGCTCGCCAAGGACACCGTCGCCCGGCGGCTCGCGTCCGACGAGGGCATCTCGTTCACCGAGTTCAGCTACCAGATCCTGCAGGGCATGGACTACCTGGAGCTGCACCGCCGGCACGGGTGCACGCTGCAGACCGGTGGCAACGACCAGTGGGGCAACCTGCTGTCCGGCGTCGAGCTGATCCGCAAGTCCGAGCACACCTCGGTGCACGCGCTCACCACGCCGCTCATCACCAAGGCCGACGGGACCAAGTTCGGCAAGTCCGAGGGCGGCGCCATCTGGCTCGACCCCGAGATGATGAGCCCCTACGCCTTCTACCAGTTCTGGCTCAACCAGGACGACGCCGAGGTGATCGGCTACCTCAAGGTGTTCACGTTCCGCACCCGCGAGCAGATCGCGGAGCTCGAGGACGCCGTGGCCGCCCGGCCGGCGGCGCGCGAGGCGCAGCGGGCGCTCGCCTACGACGTCACGTCCCTCGTGCACGGGGTGGACGCGACGGAGAAGGTCATCGCGGCGAGCCGGGCGCTGTTCGGTGGCGGGGACCTGGGCGAGCTCGACGCCGCGACGCTGTCCGCCGCGGTGGCGGAGCTGCCGTCGGCGGACGTCGCGGTCGGCGACCCGCTGGTCGACGTGCTCGCGGCGAGCGGGCTGGTCGCGAGCAAGGGCGCGGCCCGGCGGGCGATCGCCGAGGGCGGGGCGAACGTCAACAACCGGAAGGTCACCGACGAGGCCGCGGTCGTCGAGGCCGGCGACCTGCTGCACGGGGAGTACCTGGTGCTGCGGCGCGGGAAGCGGACGCTCGCCGTGGCGCGGGTGGCCGGGGCCTGA
- a CDS encoding DNA-3-methyladenine glycosylase, producing MPAASLPGPGPELPGGVPGVVPARTWFGRPVLAVAPDLLGAYVTVRSEEGDVTLRITEVEAYAGEVDPGSHAFRGRTARNAVMFGEPGRLYVYRHLGLHHCVNVVTGPAGAASAVLLRAGEVVDGVELARDRRLRSGVVDSDRQIARGPARLAVALGLDLSDYGADLTEPGGRIVVHRDPDAVVGAHATGPRVGVAGPGGDAARYPWRFWLAGEPTVSAFRPAYRRPASGSSPQRGTTPA from the coding sequence GTGCCCGCCGCGTCGCTGCCGGGTCCCGGGCCCGAGCTGCCGGGCGGCGTCCCCGGTGTCGTGCCCGCGCGGACCTGGTTCGGGCGCCCGGTGCTCGCCGTCGCGCCGGACCTGCTCGGCGCCTACGTGACCGTCCGCTCCGAGGAGGGCGACGTCACCCTGCGGATCACCGAGGTGGAGGCGTACGCCGGCGAGGTGGACCCCGGTTCGCACGCCTTCCGCGGCCGCACCGCGCGCAACGCCGTGATGTTCGGCGAGCCCGGCCGGCTCTACGTGTACCGGCACCTCGGCCTGCACCACTGCGTCAACGTCGTGACCGGCCCCGCCGGCGCCGCCTCCGCGGTGCTGCTGCGTGCGGGTGAGGTCGTCGACGGCGTGGAGCTCGCCCGCGACCGGCGGCTGCGCTCGGGCGTCGTCGACTCGGACCGGCAGATCGCGCGGGGGCCGGCGCGGCTCGCGGTGGCGCTCGGCCTGGACCTGTCGGACTACGGCGCCGACCTCACGGAGCCCGGGGGACGGATCGTGGTGCACCGGGACCCCGACGCGGTCGTGGGCGCGCACGCCACCGGCCCGCGGGTCGGCGTCGCGGGGCCCGGCGGCGACGCCGCCCGGTACCCCTGGCGGTTCTGGCTCGCGGGCGAGCCCACGGTGTCCGCCTTCCGGCCCGCGTATCGCCGGCCGGCGTCGGGAAGCAGCCCGCAGCGCGGGACGACGCCGGCATGA
- a CDS encoding uridine kinase encodes MDLTRAQQGHEDAAGVLVPLLLSRPPRLGPVRAVAVDGPAGSGKTTLAGGIARRCTEAGVRAHVVHMDDLYAGWSGLEGDLWPRLAAQVLEPLRRGLPGRFQRYDWHAGRFDGWVDVPVPDVLVLEGCGSGRLAGAPDLSLLVWVEADDATRLARGLERDGADALPHWRTWMRDEAAHYAREGTRGRADVRVDAWGRMAR; translated from the coding sequence GTGGACCTGACGCGCGCGCAGCAGGGGCACGAGGACGCCGCGGGCGTGCTCGTGCCCCTGCTGCTGTCGCGGCCACCGCGGCTGGGCCCCGTGCGGGCGGTCGCGGTCGACGGGCCCGCCGGCTCCGGGAAGACCACGCTGGCCGGGGGGATCGCACGCCGGTGCACCGAGGCCGGGGTGCGCGCGCACGTGGTGCACATGGACGACCTGTACGCCGGCTGGTCCGGGCTCGAGGGCGACCTGTGGCCGCGGCTCGCCGCCCAGGTGCTCGAGCCGCTGCGCCGCGGGCTGCCCGGGCGGTTCCAGCGGTACGACTGGCACGCCGGGCGGTTCGACGGCTGGGTCGACGTGCCGGTGCCCGACGTGCTGGTGCTGGAGGGCTGCGGCTCGGGCAGGCTCGCGGGGGCCCCCGATCTGTCGTTGCTCGTGTGGGTCGAGGCCGACGACGCCACCCGGCTGGCGCGCGGGCTGGAGCGGGACGGGGCGGACGCGCTGCCGCACTGGCGGACGTGGATGCGGGACGAGGCGGCGCACTACGCCCGCGAGGGCACGCGCGGACGCGCCGACGTGCGGGTCGACGCATGGGGCAGGATGGCCCGGTGA
- the argH gene encoding argininosuccinate lyase produces MPEQAGALWGGRFAGGPADALAALSKSTHFDWRLAPQDIAGSQAHARVLHAAGLLDDAALAGMLDALDRLAADVASGAFVAAESDEDVHGALERGLIERAGADLGGRLRAGRSRNDQIATLVRMYLRDAARDIVGLTLDVVDALVAQAEAAGDAIMPGRTHLQHAQPVLLAHHLLAHAWPLLRDVERYADWDRRAAVSPYGSGALAGSSLGLDPAAVAADLGFDGPVENSIDGTASRDVVAEFAWVSAMLGVDLSRLAEEVILWSTVEFGFVRLDDAYSTGSSIMPQKKNPDVAELARGKAGRLVGDLTGLLTTLKGLPLAYNRDLQEDKEPVFDQVDTLTVLLPAFAGMVATLRFDTERMASLAPQGFSLATDIAEWLVREGVPFRVAHEVAGACVRACEQHEPAVELWELTDDELAAIHPALTPEVRSVLSVEGSVASRSAHGGTAPVRVAEQLDRARARAAELRASVA; encoded by the coding sequence GTGCCTGAGCAGGCCGGCGCGCTGTGGGGCGGCCGGTTCGCCGGCGGCCCCGCCGACGCCCTGGCCGCCCTGTCGAAGTCGACGCACTTCGACTGGCGGCTGGCGCCGCAGGACATCGCCGGTTCGCAGGCGCACGCGCGGGTGCTGCACGCGGCGGGGCTGCTGGACGACGCGGCGCTGGCCGGGATGCTCGACGCGCTCGACCGCCTCGCGGCCGACGTGGCGTCCGGGGCGTTCGTCGCCGCCGAGTCCGACGAGGACGTGCACGGCGCCCTGGAGCGCGGGCTGATCGAGCGCGCCGGGGCCGACCTCGGCGGGCGGCTGCGCGCCGGGCGGTCGCGGAACGACCAGATCGCGACGCTGGTGCGGATGTACCTGCGGGACGCGGCGCGGGACATCGTCGGGCTGACCCTCGACGTCGTCGACGCGCTGGTCGCACAGGCCGAGGCAGCGGGCGACGCGATCATGCCCGGGCGGACGCACCTGCAGCACGCGCAGCCGGTCCTCCTCGCGCACCACCTGCTGGCGCACGCGTGGCCGCTGCTGCGCGACGTCGAGCGGTACGCCGACTGGGACCGCCGCGCGGCGGTGTCCCCGTACGGCTCGGGCGCGCTGGCCGGGTCCTCGCTGGGCCTGGACCCGGCGGCCGTGGCGGCCGACCTCGGCTTCGACGGGCCGGTGGAGAACTCGATCGACGGCACCGCCTCGCGCGACGTCGTCGCCGAGTTCGCCTGGGTGTCGGCGATGCTCGGGGTCGACCTGTCCCGGCTGGCCGAGGAGGTCATCCTCTGGTCGACGGTCGAGTTCGGGTTCGTCCGGCTGGACGACGCCTACTCGACCGGGTCGAGCATCATGCCGCAGAAGAAGAACCCCGACGTCGCCGAGCTCGCGCGCGGCAAGGCCGGGCGGCTGGTCGGCGACCTCACGGGGCTGCTGACCACGCTCAAGGGGCTGCCGCTCGCGTACAACCGCGACCTGCAGGAGGACAAGGAGCCGGTGTTCGACCAGGTCGACACCCTCACCGTCCTGCTGCCGGCGTTCGCGGGCATGGTCGCGACGCTGCGGTTCGACACCGAGCGGATGGCGTCGCTCGCGCCGCAGGGCTTCTCGCTCGCCACCGACATCGCCGAGTGGCTGGTCCGCGAGGGCGTGCCGTTCCGGGTGGCGCACGAGGTCGCGGGCGCGTGCGTCCGGGCCTGCGAGCAGCACGAGCCGGCGGTGGAGCTGTGGGAGCTGACCGACGACGAGCTCGCCGCGATCCACCCGGCGCTCACCCCCGAGGTGCGGTCGGTCCTGAGCGTCGAGGGGTCGGTCGCGTCGCGCTCGGCGCACGGCGGGACGGCGCCGGTGCGGGTCGCGGAGCAGCTGGACCGGGCACGCGCGCGGGCCGCCGAGCTGCGGGCGTCGGTGGCGTGA
- a CDS encoding argininosuccinate synthase, protein MTERVVLAYSGGLDTSVGIGWIAEATGAEVIAVAVDVGQGGEDLEVIRQRALDCGAVEAYVADARDEFAAEYCMPALRANGMYLDRYPLVSALSRPVIVKHLVRAARQFGATTVAHGCTGKGNDQVRFEVGITSLAPDLKCLAPVRDLALTRDKAIEFAERKKLPIATTKHNPFSIDQNVWGRAVETGFLEDIWNEPTKDVYTYTDDPTFPPVADEVVITFAQGVPVALDGVPVTPLQAIQEMNRRAGAQGVGRIDIVEDRLVGIKSREVYEAPGAIALIAAHQELENVTVEREQARFKRQVEQRWTELVYDGQWFSPLKKSLDTFIDDTQRYVSGEVRMVLHGGRATVTGRRSETSLYDFNLATYDSGDTFDQSAARGFIEIYGLSSKLAAARDVKFGNAEDLGTQGGIDGA, encoded by the coding sequence ATGACTGAGCGCGTCGTCCTCGCCTACTCGGGCGGCCTGGACACCTCCGTGGGCATCGGCTGGATCGCCGAGGCGACCGGCGCCGAGGTGATCGCCGTGGCGGTCGACGTCGGCCAGGGCGGCGAGGACCTCGAGGTCATCCGCCAGCGCGCCCTCGACTGCGGCGCCGTCGAGGCGTACGTCGCCGACGCCCGCGACGAGTTCGCCGCCGAGTACTGCATGCCCGCGCTGCGCGCGAACGGCATGTACCTCGACCGGTACCCGCTGGTCTCCGCGCTGTCGCGCCCGGTCATCGTCAAGCACCTGGTGCGCGCGGCCCGCCAGTTCGGCGCCACCACCGTCGCGCACGGCTGCACCGGCAAGGGCAACGACCAGGTGCGGTTCGAGGTCGGCATCACCTCGCTGGCCCCCGACCTCAAGTGCCTCGCGCCGGTGCGCGACCTGGCGCTGACCCGCGACAAGGCGATCGAGTTCGCCGAGCGGAAGAAGCTGCCGATCGCGACCACCAAGCACAACCCGTTCTCGATCGACCAGAACGTGTGGGGCCGCGCCGTCGAGACCGGCTTCCTCGAGGACATCTGGAACGAGCCGACCAAGGACGTCTACACCTACACCGACGACCCGACGTTCCCGCCGGTCGCCGACGAGGTCGTCATCACGTTCGCCCAGGGCGTCCCGGTGGCGCTCGACGGCGTGCCGGTCACCCCGCTGCAGGCCATCCAGGAGATGAACCGCCGCGCGGGCGCCCAGGGCGTCGGCCGGATCGACATCGTCGAGGACCGCCTCGTGGGCATCAAGTCCCGCGAGGTCTACGAGGCGCCCGGCGCCATCGCGCTGATCGCCGCGCACCAGGAGCTCGAGAACGTCACCGTCGAGCGCGAGCAGGCCCGGTTCAAGCGGCAGGTCGAGCAGCGCTGGACCGAGCTGGTCTACGACGGCCAGTGGTTCTCCCCGCTGAAGAAGTCGCTCGACACCTTCATCGACGACACCCAGCGCTACGTCTCCGGCGAGGTGCGCATGGTGCTGCACGGCGGCCGCGCGACGGTCACCGGCCGCCGCTCCGAGACCTCGCTGTACGACTTCAACCTGGCGACCTACGACTCGGGCGACACGTTCGACCAGTCGGCGGCGCGCGGGTTCATCGAGATCTACGGCCTGTCGTCCAAGCTCGCCGCCGCGCGCGACGTGAAGTTCGGCAACGCGGAGGACCTCGGCACGCAGGGCGGGATCGACGGTGCCTGA
- a CDS encoding arginine repressor: MTASARADEPAATTGRVPSTKAARHALIRDVLSRQSVHSQSELADLLAHQGVTVTQATLSRDLVELRAVKIRTPTGSLAYAVPGEGGDRSPAPVVDAEALAARLARLCSELLVTAEASGSLVVLRTPPGAAQFLASAIDHSVLPGVLGTIAGDDTVLVIAREGADGPEGTALAARFLELATTG; the protein is encoded by the coding sequence GTGACGGCGTCCGCCCGGGCCGACGAGCCCGCCGCCACCACCGGCCGGGTGCCGTCGACCAAGGCCGCGCGGCACGCCCTGATCCGCGACGTGCTGTCCCGGCAGTCGGTGCACTCGCAGTCCGAGCTCGCCGACCTGCTGGCGCACCAGGGCGTCACCGTCACCCAGGCCACGCTGTCCCGGGACCTCGTCGAGCTGCGCGCGGTGAAGATCCGCACGCCCACGGGGTCGCTCGCGTACGCGGTGCCGGGGGAGGGCGGCGACCGGTCGCCGGCCCCCGTGGTCGACGCCGAGGCGCTGGCCGCCCGGCTCGCGCGGCTGTGCTCCGAGCTGCTCGTCACCGCCGAGGCGTCCGGCAGCCTCGTCGTCCTGCGGACCCCGCCCGGGGCCGCCCAGTTCCTCGCCTCCGCGATCGACCACTCGGTGCTCCCGGGCGTGCTCGGCACCATCGCGGGGGACGACACCGTCCTCGTCATCGCCCGCGAGGGCGCCGACGGTCCCGAGGGCACCGCGCTCGCCGCGCGGTTCCTCGAGCTGGCGACGACCGGCTGA
- the argF gene encoding ornithine carbamoyltransferase: MRHFLRDDDLSPAEQAEVLELGLALRADRFARRPLDGPRAVAIIFDKPTLRTQVSFTTGVAELGGYPLLVDGNLARIGVRESIADTARVLGPQVAAVVWRTHAQTRIEEMAAYAGVPVVNALTDDFHPCQILADLLTIAQHRGGVAALRGRTLAYTGDGSNNMAQSYLLGGATAGMHVRIATPAAYLPAAEVVSAAAAIAAGTGGSVEVTDDLAAAVTGADAVATDTWVSMGQEAEAAERERPFVPYRLDAATLALAVPDALVLHCLPAYRGKEITAEVLDGPQSVVWDEAENRLHAQKALLAWLLERAA, from the coding sequence GTGAGGCACTTCCTGCGCGACGACGACCTGTCGCCCGCCGAGCAGGCCGAGGTCCTGGAGCTCGGGCTGGCGCTCCGGGCGGACCGGTTCGCCCGCCGCCCGCTCGACGGCCCGCGCGCCGTCGCGATCATCTTCGACAAGCCGACGCTGCGCACCCAGGTGTCGTTCACCACCGGCGTCGCCGAGCTCGGCGGGTACCCGCTGCTGGTCGACGGCAACCTGGCCCGGATCGGTGTCCGGGAGTCGATCGCCGACACCGCGCGGGTGCTCGGCCCGCAGGTCGCGGCGGTCGTCTGGCGCACGCACGCGCAGACCCGGATCGAGGAGATGGCCGCGTACGCGGGCGTCCCGGTCGTGAACGCGCTGACCGACGACTTCCACCCGTGCCAGATCCTCGCGGACCTGCTGACGATCGCCCAGCACCGCGGCGGCGTCGCGGCGCTGCGCGGGCGCACGCTCGCCTACACCGGCGACGGCTCGAACAACATGGCGCAGTCGTACCTGCTGGGCGGCGCGACCGCCGGGATGCACGTGCGGATCGCGACGCCGGCGGCGTACCTGCCGGCGGCCGAGGTGGTGTCGGCGGCGGCCGCGATCGCCGCGGGGACGGGCGGCTCCGTCGAGGTGACCGACGACCTCGCCGCGGCCGTCACCGGCGCGGACGCCGTCGCCACCGACACGTGGGTGTCGATGGGTCAGGAGGCCGAGGCCGCCGAGCGCGAGCGGCCGTTCGTGCCGTACCGGCTCGACGCCGCGACGCTCGCCCTCGCGGTCCCGGACGCGCTCGTCCTGCACTGCCTCCCCGCGTACCGGGGCAAGGAGATCACCGCCGAGGTGCTCGACGGCCCGCAGTCGGTGGTCTGGGACGAGGCGGAGAACCGGCTGCACGCGCAGAAGGCGCTGCTGGCCTGGCTGCTGGAGCGTGCCGCGTGA
- a CDS encoding acetylornithine transaminase: MTEQHLEPQDPAALAGADSVAHWTERYGHALMDTFGAPQRVLVRGEGPYVWDADGFRYLDLLGGIAVNSLGHAHPTLTAAISAQLGTLGHISNFFASPTQIALAERLLAVADAPEGSRVFLTNSGTEANEAAFKMARRNSEGPGGVRRTRVLALEGAFHGRSMGALALTSKAAYREPFEPLPGGVEFLPFGDTAALEAAFADGGGDTVAAVFLEPIQGEAGVLPLPPGYLARARELTEAHGALLILDEVQTGMGRTGTWLAHQHPHLGGGTRPDVVTLAKGLGGGFPVGAVVAYGERAATLLGRGQHGTTFGGNPVASAAALATIGVIERDGLLAHVTDLGAWWRSEIAALGHPLVAEVRGEGLLIAVQLSAPVAAEVASRALAAGFIVNPCTPQTIRLAPPYVLTREQAATFTEFLAALPQDLGAAS; encoded by the coding sequence GTGACCGAGCAGCACCTGGAGCCGCAGGACCCCGCCGCGCTGGCCGGGGCCGACTCCGTGGCCCACTGGACCGAGCGCTACGGCCACGCGCTCATGGACACGTTCGGCGCCCCGCAGCGCGTGCTGGTCCGCGGCGAGGGCCCGTACGTGTGGGACGCCGACGGGTTCCGCTACCTCGACCTGCTCGGCGGCATCGCGGTGAACTCGCTCGGCCACGCGCACCCGACGCTGACCGCGGCGATCTCCGCGCAGCTCGGCACGCTGGGCCACATCTCGAACTTCTTCGCGAGCCCGACGCAGATCGCGCTGGCCGAGCGGCTGCTCGCCGTCGCCGACGCGCCCGAGGGCTCCCGGGTGTTCCTCACGAACTCCGGCACCGAGGCCAACGAGGCGGCGTTCAAGATGGCCCGTCGGAACAGCGAGGGCCCCGGCGGCGTCCGGCGCACCCGGGTCCTGGCGCTCGAGGGTGCGTTCCACGGCCGGTCGATGGGCGCGCTCGCGCTCACCTCCAAGGCCGCGTACCGCGAGCCGTTCGAGCCGCTGCCCGGCGGGGTCGAGTTCCTGCCGTTCGGCGACACCGCCGCGCTGGAGGCCGCGTTCGCGGACGGCGGGGGCGACACGGTGGCCGCGGTGTTCCTCGAGCCGATCCAGGGCGAGGCCGGCGTGCTGCCGCTGCCGCCCGGCTACCTGGCCCGCGCCCGCGAGCTCACCGAGGCGCACGGCGCCCTGCTCATCCTCGACGAGGTGCAGACCGGCATGGGCCGCACCGGCACCTGGCTCGCGCACCAGCACCCGCACCTCGGCGGCGGCACCCGCCCCGACGTCGTCACGCTGGCCAAGGGCCTCGGCGGCGGCTTCCCGGTCGGGGCGGTCGTCGCGTACGGCGAGCGGGCGGCGACGCTGCTCGGCCGCGGCCAGCACGGCACGACGTTCGGCGGCAACCCGGTCGCCTCGGCCGCGGCGCTGGCGACCATCGGCGTGATCGAGCGCGACGGGCTGCTGGCGCACGTGACGGACCTGGGCGCCTGGTGGCGGTCGGAGATCGCCGCGCTCGGGCACCCGCTGGTCGCCGAGGTGCGCGGCGAGGGCCTGCTGATCGCGGTGCAGCTCAGCGCGCCGGTCGCGGCCGAGGTCGCGTCCCGCGCCCTGGCCGCCGGGTTCATCGTCAACCCGTGCACCCCGCAGACCATCCGGCTCGCGCCGCCGTACGTGCTCACCCGCGAGCAGGCCGCGACGTTCACCGAGTTCCTCGCGGCGCTGCCGCAGGACCTGGGGGCGGCGTCGTGA
- the argB gene encoding acetylglutamate kinase, producing the protein MSLDAPPPHDDAFDTRTDLRPDQKAEVLIQALPWLQRFAGALVVVKYGGNAMVDEDLKRAFAEDMVFLRQVGLRPVVVHGGGPQINAMLDRLGIESEFRGGLRVTTPEAMDVVRMVLTGQVSRELVGLLNAHGPYAVGLSGEDGGLLQARRRTATVDGQQVDVGQVGDVVEVNPGAVHDLLDAGRIPVVSTVAPDIDDPTQVLNVNADTAAAALAVALGARKLIVLTDVEGLYTSWPDRSSLARRIRAGALADLLPSLDAGMRPKMEACWRAVTGGVGRAHVIDGRQAHSILVEVFTSDGIGTMVLPDDEPSPSPFTSPIPRVAPTVPHVPEVS; encoded by the coding sequence ATGAGCCTCGACGCCCCGCCCCCGCACGACGACGCGTTCGACACGCGGACCGACCTGCGCCCCGACCAGAAGGCCGAGGTGCTGATCCAGGCGCTGCCCTGGCTGCAGCGGTTCGCCGGCGCGCTCGTCGTGGTCAAGTACGGCGGCAACGCGATGGTCGACGAGGACCTCAAGCGCGCGTTCGCCGAGGACATGGTGTTCCTGCGCCAGGTCGGCCTGCGCCCGGTCGTCGTGCACGGCGGCGGCCCGCAGATCAACGCGATGCTCGACCGGCTCGGCATCGAGTCGGAGTTCCGCGGCGGCCTGCGCGTCACCACGCCCGAGGCGATGGACGTCGTCCGCATGGTGCTGACCGGCCAGGTGTCCCGCGAGCTCGTCGGCCTGCTGAACGCGCACGGCCCGTACGCGGTCGGCCTGTCCGGCGAGGACGGCGGCCTGCTGCAGGCCCGGCGGCGCACCGCCACGGTCGACGGCCAGCAGGTGGACGTGGGCCAGGTCGGCGACGTCGTCGAGGTGAACCCGGGCGCCGTGCACGACCTGCTCGACGCCGGGCGGATCCCCGTCGTCTCGACGGTCGCGCCCGACATCGACGACCCGACGCAGGTGCTCAACGTCAACGCGGACACCGCGGCGGCGGCGCTGGCGGTGGCGCTCGGCGCGCGCAAGCTCATCGTCCTCACCGACGTCGAGGGCCTGTACACGTCCTGGCCCGACCGGTCCTCGCTCGCGCGGCGGATCCGGGCCGGCGCGCTCGCCGACCTGCTGCCGTCCCTCGACGCCGGCATGCGCCCCAAGATGGAGGCCTGCTGGCGGGCGGTCACGGGCGGCGTCGGGCGCGCGCACGTCATCGACGGCCGCCAGGCGCACTCGATCCTGGTCGAGGTCTTCACGTCCGACGGCATCGGCACGATGGTGCTGCCCGACGACGAGCCCAGCCCCTCGCCCTTCACGTCCCCGATCCCGCGGGTCGCACCGACCGTCCCCCACGTCCCCGAGGTGAGCTGA